In Nicotiana tabacum cultivar K326 chromosome 2, ASM71507v2, whole genome shotgun sequence, the following proteins share a genomic window:
- the LOC107772709 gene encoding membrane-associated progesterone-binding protein 4 isoform X2 codes for MRWSPFLGISLIVALLSLLLFKIFPLKSLYSTPQNFQRLFTVEELAIYNGSDPSLPIFLGIIGSVFDVSKGKSHYGVGDGYNHFAGRDASRAFVSGNFTGDGLTDSLHGLSSAEVKSIVDWRDFYFRTYTEGNPTKYLKGAEAKAARGAQLMEKQKNEEAKLPSCNSRWSQEEGSEVWCDDGYPRLVQRPEQIALTGKMSKRCACFKEDDLGQPGLEVYEGCDYLAKTCRL; via the exons ATGCGTTGGTCTCCATTTTTAGGGATTTCTCTAATAGTGGCACTTCTCTCTTTGCTCCTTTTCAAGATTTTCCCTCTCAAATCACTCTACTCTACTCCACAA AATTTTCAGAGACTTTTTACTGTTGAAGAACTTGCAATTTACAATGGGTCTGATCCAAGCTTGCCCATTTTTCTTGGTATTATTGG GTCAGTATTTGATGTGAGCAAAGGAAAAAGTCACTATGGAGTAGGAGACGGCTACAACCATTTTGCTGGaag AGATGCTTCGCGTGCATTCGTATCCGGAAACTTTACAG GAGATGGACTTACTGACTCACTGCACGGTTTATCCAGTGCCGAG GTTAAAAGTATTGTTGACTGGAGAGACTTCTACTTCAGAACATACAC TGAAGGCAATCCCACAAAGTACTTAAAAGGGGCTGAAGCAAAGGCCGCCAGAGGTGCTCAACTGATGGAAAAACAGAAGAATGAAGAGGCTAAACTACCTAGCTGTAACTCAAGGTGGAGTCAAGAAGAGGGTTCAGAG GTTTGGTGCGACGATGGATATCCAAGATTAGTTCAACGACCTGAGCAGATTGCATTGACCGGAAAAATGAGCAAACGCTGTGCTTGCTTTAAAGAGGATGATCTTGGCCAGCCAGGTTTGGAGGTCTACGAAGGATGTGATTATTTAGCCAAAACATGCCGCTTATAA
- the LOC107772709 gene encoding membrane-associated progesterone-binding protein 4 isoform X1 gives MRWSPFLGISLIVALLSLLLFKIFPLKSLYSTPQNFQRLFTVEELAIYNGSDPSLPIFLGIIGSVFDVSKGKSHYGVGDGYNHFAGRDASRAFVSGNFTGDGLTDSLHGLSSAEVKSIVDWRDFYFRTYTFVGKLVGRYYDSEGNPTKYLKGAEAKAARGAQLMEKQKNEEAKLPSCNSRWSQEEGSEVWCDDGYPRLVQRPEQIALTGKMSKRCACFKEDDLGQPGLEVYEGCDYLAKTCRL, from the exons ATGCGTTGGTCTCCATTTTTAGGGATTTCTCTAATAGTGGCACTTCTCTCTTTGCTCCTTTTCAAGATTTTCCCTCTCAAATCACTCTACTCTACTCCACAA AATTTTCAGAGACTTTTTACTGTTGAAGAACTTGCAATTTACAATGGGTCTGATCCAAGCTTGCCCATTTTTCTTGGTATTATTGG GTCAGTATTTGATGTGAGCAAAGGAAAAAGTCACTATGGAGTAGGAGACGGCTACAACCATTTTGCTGGaag AGATGCTTCGCGTGCATTCGTATCCGGAAACTTTACAG GAGATGGACTTACTGACTCACTGCACGGTTTATCCAGTGCCGAG GTTAAAAGTATTGTTGACTGGAGAGACTTCTACTTCAGAACATACAC ATTTGTCGGTAAGCTTGTAGGTCGCTATTATGACAGTGAAGGCAATCCCACAAAGTACTTAAAAGGGGCTGAAGCAAAGGCCGCCAGAGGTGCTCAACTGATGGAAAAACAGAAGAATGAAGAGGCTAAACTACCTAGCTGTAACTCAAGGTGGAGTCAAGAAGAGGGTTCAGAG GTTTGGTGCGACGATGGATATCCAAGATTAGTTCAACGACCTGAGCAGATTGCATTGACCGGAAAAATGAGCAAACGCTGTGCTTGCTTTAAAGAGGATGATCTTGGCCAGCCAGGTTTGGAGGTCTACGAAGGATGTGATTATTTAGCCAAAACATGCCGCTTATAA
- the LOC107772710 gene encoding beta-1,3-galactosyltransferase pvg3-like: protein MNSGKTYTYFSTLPQILPTRYDYVMKADDDVYLRLAPLATSLQPLPRVDLYYGFVIPCPSMNAFVHYMSGMGFILSWDLVEWIGRSNIPANNTYGPEDKLVGQWLNLGNKAKNRFSNKPRMYDYPGTNGRCSHELIPDTIAVHRLKKWEQWVDVLRFFNVTKQLQPSDLYSISFD from the coding sequence ATGAATAGTGGCAAAACTTACACTTACTTTTCTACCCTTCCTCAAATCCTTCCTACACGTTACGACTACGTCATGAAGGCGGATGATGATGTGTATTTGAGGCTAGCACCATTAGCAACATCTCTCCAACCATTACCTAGAGTTGATTTATATTATGGTTTTGTTATACCTTGCCCTAGCATGAACGCGTTCGTGCATTACATGTCCGGAATGGGATTTATTTTATCGTGGGATCTGGTGGAATGGATTGGAAGATCGAATATTCCTGCGAATAATACTTATGGTCCTGAAGATAAGTTGGTTGGTCAATGGCTAAATTTGGGAAATAAAGcaaaaaataggttttctaaCAAGCCAAGAATGTATGATTATCCAGGAACTAATGGAAGATGTTCACATGAGCTTATACCAGATACAATTGCTGTTCATAGGCTGAAAAAATGGGAGCAATGGGTAGATGTTTTAAGATTTTTCAATGTAACTAAACAACTTCAACCTTCTGATCTTTATAGTATATCATTTGAttaa